The Urbifossiella limnaea genome has a window encoding:
- a CDS encoding FKBP-type peptidyl-prolyl cis-trans isomerase, with the protein MDPRLFRPAVDGLESRLVPASLEADVVAAYTRTVTNTEDLFHLGTTLHRGRTANTISILATQLPQTGLQSRTDAGTLTTYRTSLQQSLALNPAASTPAVQEFLMQVAGAEAQAILNGVYADLYARGFGGTPIPPPVPPSPPPGGGTVFGPDLSPPTSTLPFSLTDPNFRTLPDGVRVWDVTTGSGATLTANGSNFTASYTGYLTNGTVFDSGTLTGRNLSTSNYIAGFVSGLAGMQVGGTRRIVIPAALGYGSTARPGIPANSDLVFEVTLTSIP; encoded by the coding sequence ATGGACCCGCGCCTGTTCCGCCCCGCCGTCGACGGGCTGGAATCCCGCCTCGTCCCGGCCTCGCTCGAGGCCGACGTCGTCGCCGCGTACACCCGCACCGTCACGAACACCGAAGACCTGTTCCACCTCGGCACCACCCTGCACCGCGGCCGCACCGCGAACACGATCAGCATCCTCGCCACACAGCTGCCGCAGACCGGCCTCCAGAGCCGCACCGACGCCGGCACGCTGACCACGTACCGCACCAGCCTCCAGCAGTCGCTGGCGCTCAACCCCGCCGCGAGCACTCCGGCCGTACAAGAATTCCTGATGCAGGTCGCCGGCGCGGAAGCTCAGGCCATCCTGAACGGGGTGTACGCGGACCTTTACGCCCGCGGGTTCGGGGGTACGCCGATCCCGCCGCCGGTGCCGCCGTCGCCCCCGCCGGGCGGCGGGACCGTGTTCGGCCCGGACCTGTCCCCGCCGACCAGCACGCTGCCGTTCTCGCTGACGGACCCGAACTTCCGCACGCTGCCCGACGGCGTGAGGGTGTGGGACGTGACGACCGGCAGCGGCGCCACCCTGACGGCGAACGGCTCGAACTTCACGGCCTCGTACACCGGCTACCTGACGAACGGCACCGTCTTCGACAGCGGCACCCTGACCGGGCGGAACCTGAGCACGTCGAACTACATCGCCGGGTTCGTCAGCGGCCTGGCCGGGATGCAGGTCGGCGGCACGCGGCGGATCGTCATCCCGGCGGCGCTGGGGTACGGCAGCACGGCCCGGCCCGGCATCCCGGCCAACTCGGACCTGGTGTTCGAGGTGACCCTCACGTCGATCCCGTAG
- a CDS encoding amidohydrolase has translation MKLPLAALAALLAVPVAAQEPGADPPGSPADLIVHRAKVLTVDARFTVAEAVAVSGGKIVAVGSNADVLKRKGPATRVIDAAGKTVMPGLYDSHTHPTGAAASEAGEPLPLLKSIPEVQAFVRDRAKTTPAGKWIVIRYAFPTRLAEARFPTRAELDAAAPDHPVLYHAGPAGVVNTAGLKASGVTKDTPNPRAGQVVKDPVTGEPTGMLRNAYGVLKGVPGGGENLTAGQKRAALLKLFARYNQLGLTSIADRNAGRGDLDAYLALQRDNALTLRVNVARGFNPIGTRDELARRFDDLPGADGRGGPTGAGDEWVKIGPIKVFLDGGMLNGSAYMREPWPKGPTYQVTDDAYRGLLFIPPEQLKVLAEEAARRKWQLTAHTAGEGAMDVLLDAYEFADRMTPIKDLRFCITHANFPSRNNLERCKRLGVCADVQPAWLWKDGHTLLNVLGPARMRWFQPYKSWLDYTTVGGGSDHMLRFDPLDATNPWHPWLGIWVALTRNLERGGVLEPTEALTREQALRLYTINNAYLHHEERLKGSLEAGKLADLIVIDRDYLTCPVDAVKDTRVLLTVVGGRVVWEAK, from the coding sequence GTGAAACTCCCCCTCGCCGCGCTCGCCGCCCTTCTCGCGGTCCCCGTCGCCGCACAGGAACCAGGGGCCGACCCCCCCGGCTCGCCCGCCGACCTGATCGTGCACCGGGCGAAGGTGCTGACCGTGGACGCCAGGTTCACCGTCGCCGAGGCCGTGGCCGTGAGCGGCGGGAAGATCGTCGCCGTCGGCTCGAACGCCGACGTGCTGAAGCGGAAGGGGCCGGCCACGCGCGTCATCGACGCCGCGGGCAAGACGGTGATGCCCGGCCTGTACGACAGCCACACCCACCCCACCGGGGCCGCCGCCAGCGAGGCCGGCGAGCCGCTGCCGCTGCTGAAATCCATCCCGGAGGTGCAGGCGTTCGTCCGCGACAGGGCGAAGACCACGCCGGCCGGGAAGTGGATCGTCATCCGCTACGCCTTCCCGACGCGGCTCGCGGAGGCGCGCTTCCCCACGCGGGCCGAGCTCGACGCCGCCGCGCCGGACCACCCCGTCCTGTACCACGCCGGCCCCGCGGGCGTCGTCAACACCGCGGGGCTGAAGGCGTCCGGCGTCACGAAGGACACGCCGAACCCGCGCGCCGGGCAGGTCGTGAAAGACCCCGTCACCGGCGAGCCGACGGGGATGCTCCGCAACGCCTACGGCGTGCTGAAGGGCGTGCCCGGCGGCGGCGAGAACCTGACCGCGGGGCAGAAGCGGGCGGCGCTCCTGAAGCTGTTCGCCCGGTACAACCAGCTCGGCCTCACCAGCATCGCCGACCGCAACGCCGGCCGCGGCGACCTCGACGCCTACCTCGCCCTCCAGCGTGACAACGCGTTGACACTCCGCGTCAACGTGGCGCGCGGCTTCAACCCGATCGGCACCCGCGACGAGCTGGCCCGCCGGTTCGACGACCTCCCCGGCGCCGACGGCCGCGGCGGCCCCACCGGCGCCGGCGACGAGTGGGTGAAGATCGGCCCCATCAAGGTGTTCCTCGACGGCGGCATGTTGAACGGCTCGGCCTACATGCGCGAGCCGTGGCCGAAGGGGCCGACGTACCAGGTGACGGACGACGCCTACCGCGGCCTGCTGTTCATCCCGCCGGAGCAGCTGAAGGTGCTGGCCGAGGAGGCCGCCCGCCGCAAGTGGCAGCTGACGGCCCACACCGCCGGCGAGGGCGCGATGGACGTGCTGCTCGACGCCTACGAGTTCGCCGACCGCATGACGCCGATCAAGGACCTGCGCTTCTGCATCACGCACGCCAACTTCCCGAGCCGGAACAACCTCGAGCGCTGCAAGCGGCTCGGCGTCTGCGCCGACGTGCAGCCGGCGTGGCTGTGGAAGGACGGCCACACGCTGCTGAACGTGCTCGGCCCGGCGCGGATGCGGTGGTTCCAGCCGTACAAGAGCTGGCTCGACTACACGACGGTCGGCGGCGGCAGCGACCACATGCTCCGCTTCGACCCGCTGGACGCGACGAACCCGTGGCACCCGTGGCTCGGCATCTGGGTGGCGCTGACGCGCAACCTGGAGCGGGGCGGCGTGCTCGAACCGACGGAGGCGCTGACCCGCGAGCAGGCGCTGCGGCTGTACACGATCAACAACGCGTACCTGCACCACGAGGAGCGCCTGAAGGGCTCGCTGGAGGCGGGCAAACTCGCCGACCTGATCGTGATCGACCGCGACTACTTGACGTGCCCGGTGGACGCGGTGAAGGACACGCGCGTCCTGCTGACGGTGGTCGGCGGCCGCGTCGTGTGGGAGGCGAAGTGA
- a CDS encoding lipopolysaccharide kinase InaA family protein, translating into MFSHFLRRVGAVRWDIPAAAVVRAAGMKWRLAPGADLGGAPDLSAWVADGSAVVVKSNPYRTIYRVALPGGAVYVKHLRPRGLRAWLREVVRPPKARLEFENALLLAARGVPTVEPLAWGGPDSAWPGESLLVTRARDSAVPFTDLLEALPARPPAERRRVAVALGRFLAQLHDAGVTHPDPHPGNLLVEGDRFDLLDLHAVRVSAPLTWAEARANLVLFNRWFQLRAGRADRCRFWAAYRAARRVPIERTACRQIERATAASNLRFWAARVRDCLGRTRHYPRVRGGYAVRDLPADVLTTLDELAAAGRVLKDSRTSTVTAFALPGGRRVVLKRVNVRRWFEPLKNLFRPSAVLRSWVAGHALRDRWLPTPRPLAVLHRRRFGLPAEGFLLVEEVPGAVGLAEAVAAGAPLGDLVPRLARTLRLMHDRHVSHRDLKAANLLLGNGTDPVFVDLVGVRVGRPVSAAQRAKELARLNASFLASPRVRRADRLRFLRAYLAAGPALGGGWRSWWAAVSRATDAKVAKNRKSGRELK; encoded by the coding sequence ATGTTCAGCCACTTCCTCCGCCGGGTCGGCGCCGTCCGGTGGGACATCCCCGCCGCGGCGGTGGTCCGCGCCGCGGGAATGAAGTGGCGCCTCGCGCCCGGCGCCGACCTCGGCGGCGCCCCGGACCTGTCCGCGTGGGTCGCCGACGGGTCGGCCGTCGTCGTGAAGTCGAACCCGTACCGCACCATTTACCGCGTCGCGCTCCCGGGCGGCGCCGTGTACGTGAAGCACCTCCGGCCGCGCGGCCTGCGGGCGTGGCTGCGCGAAGTCGTGCGGCCGCCGAAGGCCCGCCTGGAGTTCGAGAACGCGCTGCTGCTCGCGGCCCGGGGCGTGCCCACCGTCGAGCCGCTGGCGTGGGGCGGGCCCGACTCGGCGTGGCCCGGCGAGAGCCTCCTCGTCACCCGCGCCCGCGACTCGGCCGTGCCCTTCACCGACCTGCTGGAAGCGCTGCCGGCGAGGCCGCCCGCCGAGCGCCGCCGGGTGGCCGTGGCGCTCGGCCGCTTCCTCGCGCAACTCCACGACGCCGGCGTGACGCACCCCGACCCGCACCCCGGCAACCTGCTCGTCGAGGGCGACCGGTTCGACCTGCTGGACCTGCACGCCGTCCGCGTCTCGGCCCCGCTGACGTGGGCGGAGGCGCGGGCGAACCTGGTGCTGTTCAACCGCTGGTTCCAGCTCCGCGCCGGCCGCGCCGACCGGTGCCGCTTCTGGGCCGCGTACCGGGCCGCGCGCCGCGTCCCGATCGAACGCACGGCGTGCCGGCAGATCGAACGGGCGACCGCGGCGTCGAACCTCCGCTTCTGGGCGGCGCGGGTGCGCGACTGCCTCGGCCGCACGCGGCACTACCCGCGGGTCCGCGGCGGGTACGCCGTGCGCGACCTCCCCGCGGACGTACTCACGACGCTCGACGAACTGGCCGCCGCCGGCCGCGTGCTGAAGGACTCGCGGACCTCGACGGTCACCGCGTTCGCGCTGCCCGGCGGCCGACGCGTCGTGCTCAAGCGCGTGAACGTCCGCCGCTGGTTCGAGCCGCTGAAGAACCTGTTCCGCCCGTCGGCCGTGCTGCGGTCGTGGGTCGCCGGCCACGCCCTGCGCGACCGCTGGCTGCCGACGCCTCGGCCCCTCGCCGTGCTCCACCGCCGCCGCTTCGGACTACCCGCGGAAGGCTTCCTGCTCGTGGAAGAGGTTCCCGGGGCGGTCGGCCTCGCGGAAGCGGTTGCCGCGGGCGCCCCGCTCGGCGATCTTGTCCCACGACTGGCGCGAACCCTCCGACTGATGCACGACCGGCACGTCTCGCACCGCGACCTGAAGGCGGCGAACCTGCTGCTGGGGAACGGCACCGACCCGGTGTTCGTCGATCTGGTCGGCGTCCGCGTCGGTCGGCCGGTGTCGGCGGCGCAGCGGGCGAAGGAACTGGCCCGGCTGAACGCCAGTTTTCTGGCGTCGCCGCGAGTCCGCCGCGCCGACCGGCTCCGTTTCCTGCGCGCGTACCTCGCCGCCGGCCCGGCGCTCGGCGGGGGTTGGAGAAGCTGGTGGGCTGCGGTCAGTCGGGCGACCGACGCGAAGGTGGCGAAGAACCGCAAGTCGGGGCGCGAGTTGAAGTGA
- a CDS encoding glycosyltransferase family protein gives MQLVALVEDEHHVCCRYRLAALRPPLAAAGHALHFRTLPRGWAGRLALGRDLGDADAVILQRKLLPRVALALLRRRVKRLIFDFDDAVWLRDSYSAKGFDDPRRLRGFRAVCAAADLVVAGNPYLAAEARRWAPAGRVVVVPTVVDVAKYPPPAPPGAGLRLVWVGSSSTLRGLERFTPTLSAIGRAVPGVRLKLVCDRFISIPDLPVEECVWNEATEPAELAAADVGIGWVPDDPWSRGKCGLKVLQYQAAGLPVVANPVGVQADFVTPDTGFTATTTDEWVTAVRRLADDAALRARLGATGRRQVEARYSVPAAGALWNAALDRLAPARAA, from the coding sequence GTGCAACTGGTCGCGCTGGTCGAGGACGAGCACCACGTCTGCTGCCGGTACCGGCTCGCGGCCCTGCGCCCGCCGCTCGCCGCCGCCGGGCACGCCCTCCACTTCCGCACCCTTCCCCGCGGCTGGGCCGGCCGCCTCGCCCTCGGCCGCGACCTCGGCGACGCCGACGCCGTGATCCTTCAGCGGAAGCTGCTGCCGCGGGTGGCGCTGGCGCTGCTCCGGCGCCGCGTGAAGCGCCTCATCTTCGACTTCGACGACGCCGTGTGGCTGCGCGACTCGTACTCCGCGAAGGGGTTCGACGACCCGCGCCGGCTCCGCGGCTTTCGCGCCGTCTGCGCCGCGGCCGATTTGGTGGTCGCGGGGAACCCGTACCTCGCCGCCGAGGCGCGGCGGTGGGCGCCGGCCGGGCGCGTGGTCGTGGTGCCGACCGTCGTGGACGTGGCGAAGTACCCGCCGCCGGCGCCGCCGGGCGCGGGCCTGCGGCTGGTGTGGGTGGGCTCGTCGAGCACTCTCCGAGGGCTGGAGCGGTTCACCCCCACGCTGTCGGCAATCGGCCGCGCCGTTCCTGGCGTGCGGCTGAAGCTCGTGTGCGACCGGTTCATCTCGATTCCCGACCTGCCGGTCGAGGAGTGCGTCTGGAACGAGGCGACGGAGCCGGCCGAGCTGGCGGCCGCGGACGTGGGCATCGGCTGGGTGCCGGACGACCCGTGGAGCCGCGGCAAGTGCGGGCTGAAGGTGCTCCAGTACCAGGCCGCGGGGCTGCCCGTCGTCGCCAACCCGGTGGGCGTGCAGGCCGATTTCGTCACCCCCGACACCGGGTTCACCGCGACGACGACCGACGAGTGGGTGACCGCCGTGCGCCGGCTCGCGGACGATGCCGCGCTGCGGGCGCGGCTCGGCGCCACGGGCCGGCGGCAGGTCGAAGCCCGCTACAGCGTGCCGGCGGCGGGTGCCCTCTGGAACGCGGCGCTGGACCGACTCGCACCGGCGCGGGCGGCGTGA
- the smpB gene encoding SsrA-binding protein SmpB, whose protein sequence is MAKSKDPEGQTTVCRNRRATHDYAVTDTIECGLVLVGTEVKSLRDGHATIDEAYARIDGREVWLIGAEIPEYLYGNRQNHKPKRPRKLLLHRREIAKFAEKADIKGFTLVPLRLYFRDGRAKLELGVGKGKQSHDKRESLKTADARREIDRAMSASRRRK, encoded by the coding sequence ATGGCGAAGTCGAAGGACCCCGAAGGCCAGACGACCGTCTGCCGCAACCGCCGCGCCACGCACGACTACGCCGTCACCGACACGATCGAGTGCGGCCTCGTGCTCGTGGGCACCGAGGTGAAGAGCCTCCGCGACGGGCACGCCACCATCGACGAGGCCTACGCCCGCATCGACGGCCGCGAGGTGTGGCTGATCGGCGCCGAGATTCCGGAGTACCTGTACGGCAACCGCCAGAACCACAAGCCGAAGCGGCCGCGGAAGTTGCTGCTGCACCGCCGCGAGATCGCCAAGTTCGCCGAGAAGGCGGACATCAAGGGGTTCACGCTGGTGCCGCTGCGGCTGTACTTCCGGGACGGCCGCGCCAAGCTGGAGCTGGGCGTCGGCAAGGGGAAGCAGAGCCACGACAAGCGCGAGTCGCTGAAGACGGCCGACGCCCGGCGCGAGATCGACCGGGCGATGTCCGCGTCGCGGCGACGCAAATGA
- a CDS encoding DNA polymerase ligase N-terminal domain-containing protein, giving the protein MPRFVVLSHDWPEPHFDLLLEAGPVLRAWRLRGEPGAAAVPAEPNADHRTLYLDYEGPVSGGRGSVTRWDAGTFDWIVEAACAVVELRGERLTGRFVIGDGLCRVTNDE; this is encoded by the coding sequence GTGCCCCGCTTCGTGGTCCTTTCGCACGACTGGCCGGAGCCGCACTTCGACCTGCTGCTCGAAGCGGGGCCGGTGCTGCGGGCGTGGCGGCTGCGCGGCGAGCCGGGCGCGGCGGCGGTGCCGGCCGAGCCGAACGCCGACCACCGCACGCTCTACCTCGACTACGAAGGCCCGGTGTCCGGCGGCCGCGGCAGCGTGACGCGCTGGGACGCGGGGACGTTCGACTGGATTGTGGAGGCGGCGTGCGCCGTGGTGGAGTTGCGCGGCGAGCGGCTCACGGGGCGGTTCGTGATCGGCGACGGGCTCTGCCGAGTGACGAATGACGAATGA
- a CDS encoding MFS transporter — MPSPFRSLRHPNYRRYFLGQIVSFTGSWMQSAALMWLLYDRTGDVRWPSYLLVAQVGPTLLLGTWAGHLADRWPKRDLIVRTQAAFLVNAVVLAVLVAGGWAAPLLVLALQLLNGVIQAVDLPTRLAFVPDLVPREDLINAVGLNAMLFNSGRAVGPAATGLLFLLAAEVAPHVGRLSAVELGAVGCFALNAVSFLAVLLALRRIEIPGLPADHVRPPPGSMWDGVRYLAGRRRLGGLVVLTFVLCAFAWPVLTLFPGYTRTQLGLAEESYSFLVSALGGGALLGALACATYGTPARRGAFLVCGAAAAAAGLIGLAAATSLTVAVGWAGCVGGGLILFLSTGQSAVQLAVPDDVRGRVMAVWAMTLSASAPAGHLLAGQLADAVGVAAVFEGMALGCILVACALLVVLLKGFEPREGVKG; from the coding sequence ATGCCGTCCCCCTTCCGCTCCCTCCGGCACCCCAACTACCGCCGCTACTTCCTCGGGCAGATCGTCTCGTTCACCGGGTCGTGGATGCAGAGCGCCGCGCTCATGTGGCTCCTCTACGACCGCACCGGCGACGTGCGCTGGCCCTCCTACCTCCTCGTGGCGCAGGTCGGCCCGACGCTGCTCCTCGGCACCTGGGCCGGCCACCTCGCCGACCGCTGGCCGAAGCGCGACCTCATCGTCCGCACGCAGGCCGCGTTCCTCGTGAACGCCGTCGTGCTCGCGGTGCTGGTCGCCGGCGGGTGGGCGGCGCCGCTGCTGGTGCTGGCGCTGCAACTCCTCAACGGCGTCATCCAGGCCGTGGACCTGCCGACCCGGCTGGCGTTCGTGCCGGACCTGGTCCCGCGGGAAGACCTGATCAACGCCGTCGGCCTGAACGCGATGCTGTTCAACTCCGGCCGGGCGGTCGGCCCCGCGGCCACGGGGCTGCTGTTCCTCCTCGCCGCGGAAGTGGCGCCGCACGTCGGCCGGCTGAGTGCCGTCGAACTCGGCGCCGTCGGCTGCTTCGCGCTGAACGCGGTCAGCTTCCTCGCGGTGCTGCTGGCGCTGCGGCGGATCGAGATTCCCGGCCTGCCGGCGGACCACGTGCGGCCGCCGCCGGGGTCGATGTGGGACGGCGTCCGCTACCTGGCCGGGCGGCGGCGGCTCGGCGGGCTGGTGGTGCTGACGTTCGTGCTGTGCGCGTTCGCGTGGCCGGTGCTCACGCTGTTCCCCGGCTACACCCGCACGCAACTCGGGCTCGCCGAGGAGTCGTACAGCTTCCTCGTGAGCGCGCTCGGCGGCGGGGCGCTGCTGGGGGCGCTGGCGTGCGCCACCTACGGCACGCCGGCGCGGCGCGGCGCGTTCCTGGTGTGCGGCGCCGCCGCGGCCGCGGCCGGGCTGATCGGGCTGGCGGCGGCGACGAGTTTGACCGTCGCCGTCGGCTGGGCCGGGTGCGTCGGCGGCGGACTGATCCTGTTCCTTTCGACGGGCCAGTCGGCGGTGCAGCTGGCGGTGCCGGACGACGTGCGCGGCCGGGTGATGGCCGTGTGGGCGATGACGCTCAGCGCCAGCGCCCCGGCCGGCCACCTGCTCGCCGGTCAGCTGGCCGACGCGGTGGGGGTGGCGGCGGTATTCGAGGGCATGGCGCTCGGGTGCATTTTGGTGGCGTGTGCGCTGCTCGTGGTACTCCTGAAGGGCTTTGAACCCCGTGAAGGGGTTAAGGGGTGA
- a CDS encoding 3-keto-disaccharide hydrolase codes for MKHLLPLAVLAAVAVGRAPAAEPGFTPLFNGRDLGGWHGWNIHAKGADPAAFDKLSAAEKEQAIAGWTADAKKHWSVDNGELVNDGHGAYLATDKEYGDVELVLDYKTVPKADSGVYLRSTPQVQIWDWNQVFDPKNPTRRPHLGSGGLFNNTPDAPGRDPLVRADRPFGEWNRFRVVQVGERTSVWLNDKLVVDHARMENYWKRADPLRKRGKILLQTHGGEIRWKNLAVREIPAAEANAVLAKHGAAGFEAVFNGTDFAGWQGPTENYEVIDRAIVCRPKKGGNIYTAAEYGDFAARLEYKVPPRGNNGLAIRYPGAGKHAATEAMCELQILDDDHPSYAKLDPRQFNGSAYGMVAAHRGYGRPAGEWNFVEVTAVGHRLRVELNGTRILDADLSTVTTFKDNQPHPGKDRLTGHFGFCGHNDPVAFRDIRVKRLEKR; via the coding sequence ATGAAACACCTCCTCCCCCTCGCCGTCCTCGCCGCCGTTGCCGTCGGCCGCGCACCGGCCGCAGAGCCCGGCTTCACCCCGCTGTTCAACGGCCGCGATCTCGGCGGCTGGCACGGCTGGAACATCCACGCCAAAGGCGCGGACCCCGCCGCGTTCGACAAGCTGAGCGCCGCCGAGAAGGAACAGGCGATCGCCGGCTGGACCGCGGACGCGAAGAAGCACTGGTCCGTCGACAACGGCGAGCTCGTGAACGACGGGCACGGCGCGTACCTCGCCACCGACAAGGAGTACGGCGACGTCGAGCTCGTGCTCGACTACAAGACCGTGCCGAAGGCCGACAGCGGCGTCTACCTCCGCTCGACCCCGCAGGTGCAAATCTGGGACTGGAACCAGGTGTTCGACCCGAAGAACCCGACGCGGCGGCCGCACCTCGGCTCCGGCGGCCTGTTCAACAACACGCCGGACGCCCCCGGCCGCGACCCGCTCGTCCGCGCCGACCGGCCGTTCGGCGAGTGGAACCGCTTCCGCGTCGTGCAGGTCGGCGAGCGCACGTCCGTGTGGCTGAACGACAAGCTCGTCGTCGATCACGCCCGCATGGAGAACTACTGGAAGCGCGCCGACCCGCTCCGCAAGCGCGGCAAGATTCTGCTGCAAACCCACGGCGGCGAGATCCGCTGGAAGAACCTCGCCGTCCGCGAGATTCCCGCGGCCGAGGCCAACGCCGTCCTGGCGAAGCACGGCGCGGCCGGGTTCGAGGCGGTGTTCAACGGCACCGACTTCGCCGGCTGGCAGGGGCCGACCGAGAACTACGAGGTGATCGACCGGGCGATCGTGTGCCGGCCGAAGAAGGGCGGCAACATCTACACCGCGGCCGAGTACGGCGACTTCGCCGCCCGGCTGGAGTACAAGGTGCCGCCGCGCGGCAACAACGGCCTGGCCATCCGCTACCCCGGCGCCGGCAAGCACGCCGCGACCGAGGCGATGTGCGAGCTGCAAATCCTGGACGACGACCACCCGAGCTACGCGAAGCTCGACCCGCGCCAGTTCAACGGCTCGGCCTACGGCATGGTCGCGGCGCACCGCGGCTACGGCCGCCCGGCCGGCGAGTGGAACTTCGTCGAGGTGACGGCCGTGGGCCACCGGCTGCGCGTGGAGCTGAACGGCACCCGCATCCTCGACGCCGACCTGAGCACGGTGACGACGTTCAAGGACAACCAGCCGCACCCCGGGAAGGACCGGCTGACGGGGCACTTCGGCTTCTGCGGGCACAACGACCCGGTGGCGTTCCGCGACATCCGGGTGAAGCGGCTGGAGAAGAGGTAG
- a CDS encoding amidohydrolase family protein, with amino-acid sequence MIWDVHAHLHGVEGRTPEERMANIVRFMDRMGVDRVCISMGFPHVMDPSPEQLKAQNDYAMRAIAHHHDRAFGFVYCSGKHPTESVREIERCVKNGPMVGVKLWVAQLARDRRLDAIITAATALKAPILQHTWFKATGNHPGESTPSDLVELARRHPTAKLICGHSGGDWERGFAAIRGTPSIAAEVGGFDPSAGCVEMGVRDLGADRMLYGSDVGGRSFGSQLAKVQAADIPADAKRKILGENLRALLRPILADKGMKP; translated from the coding sequence ATGATCTGGGACGTTCACGCCCACCTGCACGGCGTGGAGGGCCGCACGCCCGAGGAGCGGATGGCCAACATCGTCCGCTTCATGGACCGCATGGGCGTCGACCGCGTCTGCATCTCCATGGGCTTCCCGCACGTCATGGACCCGTCGCCCGAACAACTCAAGGCCCAGAACGACTACGCCATGCGGGCCATCGCCCACCACCACGACCGGGCGTTCGGGTTCGTCTACTGCAGCGGCAAGCACCCGACCGAGAGCGTCCGTGAGATCGAGCGGTGCGTCAAGAACGGCCCCATGGTCGGCGTCAAGCTGTGGGTCGCGCAGCTGGCCCGCGACCGCCGGCTCGACGCCATCATCACCGCCGCCACCGCGCTGAAGGCGCCCATCCTGCAACACACGTGGTTCAAGGCCACCGGCAACCACCCCGGCGAGTCCACGCCGAGCGACCTGGTCGAACTCGCCCGCCGGCACCCGACCGCGAAGCTGATCTGCGGCCACTCCGGCGGCGACTGGGAGCGCGGCTTCGCGGCCATCCGCGGCACGCCGTCGATCGCCGCCGAGGTCGGCGGGTTCGACCCGTCGGCCGGGTGCGTCGAGATGGGCGTGCGCGACCTGGGCGCCGACCGGATGCTGTACGGCAGCGACGTGGGCGGGCGCAGCTTCGGCTCGCAGCTGGCGAAGGTGCAGGCCGCCGACATCCCGGCCGACGCCAAGCGGAAGATTCTCGGCGAGAACCTGCGCGCCCTGCTCCGCCCGATCCTCGCCGACAAGGGGATGAAGCCGTGA
- a CDS encoding amidohydrolase family protein: MIVDTNLAVGPYPFRHLPLAEPAAMAKFLKEKGVTRAWAGSTDALLHRDVRGVNDRLAATCQAHGGGILVPFGTVNPKQPGWEDDLKRCADVHKMPGLRLHPDYHNYTLADPALPPLLEAASAKKLVVVIVGRMEEERVQHPVFHVTPAAFAPLPGVLAALPDLKVVMANWRLDPSSDGFGVYARVPNLFFDIAMIEGLGRTARLVERVGAGRVLFGSHAPVFVWESAALKLREAALRDEDAAKVRAGNATALVP; this comes from the coding sequence GTGATCGTGGACACGAACCTCGCGGTCGGCCCGTACCCGTTCCGCCACCTGCCGCTCGCCGAACCCGCCGCGATGGCGAAGTTCCTCAAGGAAAAGGGCGTGACCCGCGCCTGGGCCGGCAGCACCGACGCGCTGTTGCACCGCGACGTGCGCGGCGTGAACGACCGCCTCGCGGCGACGTGCCAGGCCCACGGCGGCGGCATCCTCGTGCCGTTCGGCACGGTGAACCCGAAGCAGCCGGGCTGGGAGGACGACCTGAAGCGCTGCGCCGACGTGCACAAGATGCCCGGCCTGCGGCTGCACCCGGACTACCACAACTACACCCTCGCCGACCCGGCGCTGCCGCCGCTGCTGGAGGCGGCGAGCGCGAAGAAGCTGGTGGTGGTGATCGTCGGCCGGATGGAGGAGGAGCGGGTGCAACACCCGGTGTTCCACGTCACGCCGGCGGCGTTCGCGCCGCTGCCGGGGGTGCTGGCCGCCCTGCCGGACCTGAAGGTGGTGATGGCGAACTGGCGGCTGGACCCGTCGTCGGACGGCTTCGGGGTGTACGCGCGGGTGCCGAACCTGTTCTTCGACATCGCCATGATCGAGGGGCTGGGCCGGACGGCGCGGCTGGTGGAGCGGGTGGGGGCGGGGCGGGTGCTGTTCGGGTCGCACGCGCCGGTGTTCGTGTGGGAGTCGGCGGCGCTGAAGCTGCGCGAGGCGGCGCTGCGCGACGAGGACGCGGCGAAGGTGCGGGCGGGGAACGCCACGGCGCTGGTGCCGTAG